Within Polyangia bacterium, the genomic segment GGTGGCCGATCTGGAATCGCCGCGGCCAAAGCTGCCGTACGGGATCGAAGCCACCTTCGGGTTGTTGCCGGCACAGCCGCTGGCCGATCCGCCCGATGTTGATGCGAGACGCTCGCGTGGGGCTCTGGAGCAGCTCACCCGTATGCGACAGGTGGGCAAGGCCGCAGCAAAGTCGCTGCACTGACCGCGGCGGCGCAAAGTGCCGGTCGCTTATTGCCCTCGCTGTCCGCCGGCCGGGGGTGGCGTGCGGCCCCGGCCTACATAAGGCGCCGTCATTCGCGCTCTCGCCGTCGTCGGCGACGCCGCTGGCCCTTATCGGTTTGCCAGGCGGAGCCGAAGCTCAAAGTGGAAGTCCGGTCGTATGCCAGCGTCACCTCGTCGTCGATCGCAGTCCGCAGAGCAATCACAATCCACGGGACGGTTGTTGCTGCGCCGCCTGTTGCAGGAGCACGCTCAGCTTCTGCGCGAGGTGACCGAGCTGCGCTTGCTGCGCGACCACGCCTATCACGATCCGCTGACCGGCCTGCGCAACGCTCGCTATTTGCAGATTCGCCTGAACGAAGAGCTGCAGCGGGGTGGTCCGCTGGGAGCGGGCGCCGGGTCTCTGGTGCTGCTGGACATCGACGGGATGGGACGTCTGAACCAGCGCCACGGCCGCGCCGCCGGTGACAGCGCGCTTCGCTGGCTCAGCCGGCAGCTCACAGCGACGGTGCGCGTATCGGACGTCTGCTGCCGGACGGGCGCTGACCGCTTCATGCTGATCCTCCCCGACACCGATCGCGCCGGCGCCGAGACCACGGTCATTCGCATCGCGCAGGCGGTGAGCGCCGCCCGGGGCGAGCCGTGGATGCCCCTCGGCTTCAGTCGAGGCCTGGCCACCTGGCCGAAAGACGCGCGTGACTGTCGCGACCTGCTCGGCGTTGCCGCGCGATCGCTGGAAGACGATCAACGTCGCCAGCGCTCCGGCCGCGCGCGCCTGCGCCTGGTTCCCTGAGCACTTTTTTTCGCCGCTCGGTGAGGAGCCTCGGTTGCCGCCCCGATCAGAGATCGGCCGTCCAACTGACGAGAGCGCGCCTTGATTTCACTAAGTAAATGGACCATGGTTCGCGCAGTTTTTTCGAATGTCGCTCAGGCCCGGGTGTCAAAGCGTCGATGGGAGGACCGCCAGCGACGGCCGGCGGTGTCGCGGTCTTCGCCAGCGTGACTTACAATGAGGCGGCCTCGGCCGACATTCGTACTCAAACAGGGCGATGACACATGATCGAAGTGAAAGCCAACGGGACCGCCACCACTCACGCCGAGCCGGCGCTGTCATCGGCGATTAACCCTTCCAACCTGGCCTTCGTCGAAGAGCTGTACGGCCAGTTCCTGCAGGATCCGTCGTCGATCGAGCCGGCTTTTCGCGCCTACTTCGAATCGCTGGACAATGGCGTGCCCCGACCCAGCGCCGGCGCCATCAAGCCGCCGGCGGATTTTTCCCGCAGCATCTTCGCCACCGTGAACGGAACCAGCAACGGCCACGGGCTGGCGGCGCTGGCCATGCCCGCCAAACCGCCCGGCCGTCTGCAGTCGGAACGCGCCCAGCGTCTGGTCGAGGCGTACCGCGAACTTGGTCATCTGTCCGCGGATCTTGATCCGCTGGGTATGATCAAGCGGTCGGGCGCGCCGCTGGATCTGGAATTTTACGGCCTGTCCTCGGCGGAGCTGGACCAGGTTTTCAGCAGCGAGACCGTCGCCGGCCCCGATCGCACCACGCTGCGCGATCTGGTGCAGCTTCTGCGCGAGACCTATTGCCGCCACATCGGCGTCGAGCTGGCCCACCTGCACGACATCGAGCTGCGCACCTGGCTGCAAAACCGCATGGAGAGCACGCGCAACCGCCTTGACCTGACCGTCGAGGAGCGCTACCGCCTGCTGGAGAAGGTCACCGACGCCGAGGTGTTCGAACAGTTTCTGCACAAGAAATTCCTGGGCGCCAAACGCTTTTCGCTGGAAGGGGCGGAAAGCTTGATTCCGCTTCTGGATCGTCTGATCGAACGGGCGGCGCGTTCGCAGGTCAGGGAGATCGTCATCGGCATGGCCCACCGCGGGCGCCTGAATGTCCTGGCGAACGTTCTGGAGAAACCAGCGGCGCAGATCTTCGCCGAGTTCATGGACAAGCACGGCGAGGACAGCGGCAGCGGCGGCGACGTCAAATATCACCTGGGACATTCCACCGATCGGGTGTTCGGCGGCGGCGCCGACGCCCTGCGAGTACACCTGTCGCTGTCCTTCAATCCCAGTCACCTCGAGTGGGTGAACACCGTGGTGCAAGGCCGCGTGCGCGCCAAGCAAGATCGCTTGAACGACACCGAACGCAGCCGTTGCCTGCCGCTTTTGATCCACGGCGACGCCGCCTTCGCCGGCCAAGGGATCGTGGCCGAGGCGTTCAACCTCTCAGAGCTGGATGGCTATCGGGTGGGCGGGACCGTGCACATCGTGGTCAACAA encodes:
- a CDS encoding GGDEF domain-containing protein — its product is MQEHAQLLREVTELRLLRDHAYHDPLTGLRNARYLQIRLNEELQRGGPLGAGAGSLVLLDIDGMGRLNQRHGRAAGDSALRWLSRQLTATVRVSDVCCRTGADRFMLILPDTDRAGAETTVIRIAQAVSAARGEPWMPLGFSRGLATWPKDARDCRDLLGVAARSLEDDQRRQRSGRARLRLVP